In Enterobacter cloacae, the following are encoded in one genomic region:
- a CDS encoding glyoxalase, translated as MSQILPGVEVLFVAGFGPISRNTESSAGFYVETLGLPLKPMEGNCDYLLAEEGMLEGVKHFAVWPLSQAATSCFGEEQWPADHPIPQGWIEYEVQDLASATRILSEKGYRLLVANRTEPWGQTVTRLLSPEGLLTGLTITPWLRG; from the coding sequence ATGTCGCAGATTTTACCAGGCGTTGAGGTTTTGTTTGTCGCGGGTTTCGGGCCCATTTCGCGAAATACAGAGTCCAGTGCAGGGTTTTATGTCGAGACACTCGGATTGCCGCTTAAGCCAATGGAGGGTAACTGCGACTATCTTCTTGCCGAAGAAGGTATGTTGGAGGGGGTTAAACATTTTGCCGTCTGGCCGCTATCACAGGCTGCAACATCATGTTTTGGCGAGGAGCAGTGGCCAGCCGACCATCCGATACCGCAGGGATGGATTGAATATGAGGTACAGGATCTCGCTTCTGCTACCCGTATCCTGAGTGAAAAAGGCTATCGCCTGCTGGTGGCTAACCGCACCGAACCGTGGGGGCAAACCGTTACTCGCCTGCTTAGCCCTGAAGGCTTGCTTACCGGGTTGACGATCACACCGTGGCTACGGGGGTAA
- a CDS encoding cyanate transport, with protein sequence MNLNRFCYLLLIFAAFGSLFTSYPFVTWLLLVNVLTLTIYGIDKMAARKAWRRVPESTLLVFGLMGGWPGAIVGQQLFRHKTQKQPFKTYFIISVVLSLSVMVAVYQYSPFFPS encoded by the coding sequence ATGAATCTCAATCGCTTTTGTTATCTGCTACTGATCTTCGCGGCATTCGGGAGCCTTTTTACGTCGTATCCCTTTGTCACGTGGCTTCTGCTTGTCAACGTACTGACACTGACGATTTACGGCATAGACAAAATGGCGGCGCGTAAGGCCTGGCGCAGAGTGCCAGAATCTACTTTGCTGGTGTTTGGATTGATGGGGGGGTGGCCGGGGGCGATTGTGGGTCAACAGCTCTTTCGCCATAAAACACAAAAGCAACCATTTAAAACATATTTCATCATCAGCGTGGTATTGAGTCTCTCAGTGATGGTGGCGGTTTATCAGTACTCTCCATTTTTCCCTTCCTGA